The Sphingomonas aliaeris genome segment TGGTTGCTGGTGCGCGAACTTCGCGCGTCGCGGCCCCGTATGCGTCGTGGCAACGGGCTGCTGACGTTCGCGCTGCTGGTCCCCTGCCTGATCGTGTACACGCTCGCCCGCATTTCCGGCATCATCGAAATCGAGGGATTCACGATGTATGCCGGGCTGATCATCGCCGCATACGGCATCTGGGGCGGCGCGGTGTTGCGCGCGGTGTGGTTCCCGCTCGTCTACATGCTGTTCGTGTTCCCGCCGCCGGACACCCTGTTCGCGATGATGACGCAGCCGCTCAAGATCTTCATCTCGCAGACCGCGGTGTCGTTGCTCCACACGCTGGGCTATCCGATCGCCGGATCGGGCGTGATGATCCAGATCGGGCAGTATCAGATGCTGGTCGCCGCCGCGTGTGCGGGTCTCAATTCGCTGCTCAGCCTGACGGCGCTGGGCATGTTCTACAGCTATATCCGGCACAGCTCGAACTTCCCGTACATGCTGGCGCTGATCTGTTTCATCCTGCCGATCGCGGTCGTCGCGAACCTGGTGCGCGTGCTGTTGCTGCTACTCATAACCTATCATTTCGGCGAAGCGGCGGGGCAGGGCTTCTTCCATGAATTGGCCGGTCTCAGCATGTTCGCCTCCGCGCTCATCGCTATCTTCTTCATCGACTGGCTCGGTACCCCACTGCGCCACAGGCTGGCCGCGAAGGGGCGTGCGAAATGAGCGATACGGTGGTGAAGACCGGCGTCGGCGGCACGCGCCGGACCGCCTCGCGGCCCGGGTTCGTCGGATCGCGACGCGAGCTGCTGATCGGCGGCGGCTTCCTGGTCGCTGCGGCGACCGCACTTGCCATGAAGCCGCGCAACCAGTTGAACATGCTGGGCAAAGGCAATATCGAGACCTTGGTGCCCAACACGATCGGCGACTGGAGCTTCGTCGCGGCCAGCGGTCTGGTCCTGCCGCCCGAAGATCAGCTGGAAAAACAGCTGTACAGCCAGCTGCTGACCCGCACCTACACCAACCCGCGCGGCGTGCAGATGATGTTGCTGATCGCGTATAACGGATCGCAGGACGGCGTCGTCCAGGTGCATCGCCCGGAGGTCTGCTACCCCGCCGGCGGGTTCAAGCTGACCCAGATCGACGAGCATGCGATCCCGATCGCGAAAGATATCACGCTGCCGTCGCGCTTCATCGTCGCCGAAACCGGCATGCGCCGGGAACAGATCATCTATTGGACGCGATTGGGCACGGCGTTCCCGCGGCAATGGTCGGAACAGCGTCTGGCCGTGTTTGAGCAGAATCTGGAGGGGAATATCCCCGATGGATTGCTTGTGCGCATCTCCAGCGTCTCGCCCGATGTCGGTGCGGCCGATCTGGATGCCTTCGCACGCGATCTTTACGCATCGGTTGGAACTACCATGCGAAGCGTGCTCGTCGGGCCGCGCTAAACGATTCGTCGATCGGTCTTACGTCCGCGACCGTGCGGGCGTCACAGGGAGAAACTAGGGTGAACAGGAAATTGAAGTTCGTGGCCGGGACCGCAGCGATGCTCGTGCTGCTGTCGGGTTGCGAAAAGAAGGTCGGCGGCCAGGTGGTCGCGGTCGTCAATGGCGAGGAAATCACCCAGCAGCAGCTCAATGCGGAGTTGAACGGCGCGCAATTGCAGCCCGGCGCGGACAAGAAGGCGATCATGGCGCAGCTTCTGCAGCGCGTCGTCGATCGCACGCTGTTGGTACAGCAGGCCAAGGCTGACGGTCTCGACCAGTCGCCGGCCTATCTGGAGCAGGCGCGTCGCCAG includes the following:
- the xrtV gene encoding exosortase V, with the protein product MPRPGLLIALAAVCFAGPTMFDVARISWSTEQGAHGPIVLLTGIWLLVRELRASRPRMRRGNGLLTFALLVPCLIVYTLARISGIIEIEGFTMYAGLIIAAYGIWGGAVLRAVWFPLVYMLFVFPPPDTLFAMMTQPLKIFISQTAVSLLHTLGYPIAGSGVMIQIGQYQMLVAAACAGLNSLLSLTALGMFYSYIRHSSNFPYMLALICFILPIAVVANLVRVLLLLLITYHFGEAAGQGFFHELAGLSMFASALIAIFFIDWLGTPLRHRLAAKGRAK
- the epsI gene encoding exosortase-associated protein EpsI, V-type; amino-acid sequence: MSDTVVKTGVGGTRRTASRPGFVGSRRELLIGGGFLVAAATALAMKPRNQLNMLGKGNIETLVPNTIGDWSFVAASGLVLPPEDQLEKQLYSQLLTRTYTNPRGVQMMLLIAYNGSQDGVVQVHRPEVCYPAGGFKLTQIDEHAIPIAKDITLPSRFIVAETGMRREQIIYWTRLGTAFPRQWSEQRLAVFEQNLEGNIPDGLLVRISSVSPDVGAADLDAFARDLYASVGTTMRSVLVGPR